In Flavivirga abyssicola, the following are encoded in one genomic region:
- a CDS encoding BatD family protein encodes MKKSYLNIKESRIKNQESNRSYLFGKQILSCIFFLYSFVSFGQVTSVIDSTSIKIGEQITYHIQVEADTTSLVVFPEGQTFQPLEMIESYEIDTLKKRDKYNLIKKYGLTQFDSGAYTIPRQKIIIGDKTFFTDSLKVEVNNIVVDTTKQGLYDIKPIIEVKKPSSNWWKYLLITLLIIGVVAFLLFWFIWRKKPLTEEEEIALLPPYDRAKLALKKLDESHYLEHSEIKEYYSELTGIIRKYLDEKVYDHSLESTTDELVSRLRLLKEGNQIDLSQETIKNIESILKRADLVKFAKSAPDIALAELDRDTIDSEIDHVKEVLPEPTEEEKLLDEKYREELERKKTRKKIIITVAISVFLIIATIVGFSIKYGFKYVKDTIIGHDSIELLEGDWVTSEYGFPPITISTPKVLKRMDSGIPEEMAQQVEVAMFGYGSLIDKFNVVVATSKYKNLGENKIDLKQSIEGSFKIIEGTGAQNIITKNEEFVTPNGAEGLKVHGTLDMPVLNSDKFEKGKYVLLAFTSENVVQQILLLWKENDVYADQMVERILNSVELKKAEE; translated from the coding sequence ATGAAGAAAAGTTATTTAAATATTAAGGAATCAAGAATCAAGAACCAAGAATCAAATCGGTCTTATCTTTTTGGTAAGCAGATCTTGTCTTGCATCTTTTTTCTGTATTCTTTTGTCTCCTTTGGTCAAGTTACTTCAGTAATCGATTCTACATCTATAAAAATAGGAGAACAAATTACATACCATATTCAGGTAGAAGCAGATACTACAAGTCTGGTTGTTTTTCCAGAAGGGCAAACATTTCAGCCTTTGGAAATGATTGAATCCTATGAAATAGATACTTTAAAAAAGCGTGATAAGTACAACCTTATTAAAAAGTATGGTTTAACACAATTTGATTCAGGAGCTTATACCATTCCCAGACAAAAAATAATTATTGGAGATAAAACTTTTTTTACCGATTCTCTAAAAGTTGAGGTTAATAACATCGTTGTAGATACTACAAAACAAGGTTTATACGATATTAAACCTATCATTGAAGTTAAAAAGCCATCAAGTAATTGGTGGAAATACCTGTTGATAACACTCCTAATTATTGGTGTTGTAGCATTTTTGCTATTCTGGTTTATTTGGAGAAAAAAACCATTAACCGAAGAAGAGGAAATTGCATTACTTCCACCATATGATAGAGCCAAATTAGCACTTAAAAAATTAGATGAAAGTCATTATTTAGAGCATTCAGAAATAAAAGAATATTATTCAGAATTAACAGGGATCATTAGAAAATATTTAGACGAAAAGGTATACGATCATTCTTTAGAAAGTACGACGGATGAACTTGTTAGTAGGCTTCGATTACTTAAAGAAGGGAACCAAATTGATTTAAGTCAGGAAACCATTAAAAATATTGAAAGTATTCTAAAACGCGCCGATTTGGTAAAGTTTGCAAAGTCTGCACCAGATATCGCTTTAGCTGAATTAGATAGAGATACTATTGATAGTGAAATCGATCATGTAAAAGAAGTGTTGCCAGAGCCAACAGAAGAAGAGAAGCTTTTAGATGAAAAATACAGAGAAGAACTGGAGCGTAAGAAGACTCGAAAAAAGATCATTATAACCGTAGCAATAAGTGTCTTTTTGATAATAGCAACTATTGTAGGTTTTTCAATAAAATATGGTTTTAAATATGTGAAAGATACCATTATTGGCCATGATAGTATTGAGCTTTTAGAAGGTGATTGGGTTACCAGTGAATATGGATTTCCGCCCATAACCATTTCTACACCAAAAGTTTTAAAAAGAATGGATTCTGGAATCCCAGAAGAAATGGCGCAACAGGTTGAAGTTGCCATGTTTGGCTATGGAAGTTTAATTGATAAGTTCAATGTTGTGGTTGCTACTTCTAAGTATAAAAACTTAGGTGAAAATAAAATAGATTTAAAACAATCTATAGAAGGAAGTTTTAAAATTATTGAAGGAACTGGCGCACAGAATATCATAACAAAGAATGAAGAATTTGTTACTCCAAATGGTGCTGAAGGATTAAAAGTTCACGGTACTTTGGATATGCCAGTGCTAAATTCGGATAAATTTGAAAAAGGCAAGTATGTCCTTTTAGCATTTACATCAGAAAATGTTGTACAACAGATCCTTCTCTTATGGAAGGAAAATGATGTTTATGCAGATCAAATGGTAGAGCGAATTTTAAATTCAGTAGAACTTAAAAAAGCAGAAGAATAA
- a CDS encoding vWA domain-containing protein has translation MFGGIEFLNKELFWLLLVLPLAILWYVLKHKKQTAELKISSLKGFKITNSWLPKLKHLLFILRLVALALLITALARPRTVDVSTKTKTTRGIDIVMAIDVSASMLAKDLSPNRLEALKKVAAEFIKGRPNDRIGLVEYAGESYTKTPITSDKAIVIRSLKSIKYNNIIEGGTAIGMGLATAVNRLKDSKATSKVIILLTDGVNNSGFIDPKIASELAVEYDIKTYTIGLGTNGMALSPVGILPNGTFQYGRIQVEIDEELLKEIANVTGGKYFRATNNRKLEEIYDEINKLEKTEIEEFKFYNYEEKYRVLVLFAGLLLLIEILLRFTVFRSFV, from the coding sequence ATGTTTGGGGGAATCGAATTTTTAAATAAAGAACTATTCTGGTTATTGTTAGTGCTTCCATTAGCTATACTGTGGTATGTCTTAAAGCATAAAAAACAAACAGCCGAACTTAAAATATCAAGTTTAAAAGGTTTTAAGATTACTAACTCATGGTTGCCAAAATTAAAGCACCTATTGTTTATTTTGCGCTTAGTAGCATTAGCATTATTAATTACAGCATTAGCTAGACCTCGAACAGTAGATGTTTCAACAAAAACAAAAACCACAAGAGGAATAGATATCGTTATGGCCATAGATGTTTCTGCAAGTATGTTGGCTAAAGATTTATCACCAAATAGATTAGAAGCACTAAAAAAAGTAGCAGCAGAATTTATTAAAGGCAGACCAAACGATAGAATTGGTTTGGTAGAATACGCAGGAGAAAGTTATACAAAAACCCCAATTACAAGTGATAAAGCCATTGTAATACGTTCTTTAAAAAGTATAAAATACAATAATATCATTGAAGGGGGAACAGCTATAGGGATGGGTTTAGCAACTGCAGTAAACCGATTAAAAGATAGTAAGGCAACAAGTAAAGTCATTATTTTATTGACCGATGGTGTTAACAATTCAGGATTTATCGACCCTAAAATTGCTAGTGAATTGGCAGTTGAATATGATATAAAAACCTATACAATTGGTTTAGGGACAAATGGAATGGCGTTGTCTCCTGTTGGAATCTTACCAAATGGAACATTTCAATACGGGCGAATTCAAGTAGAAATTGATGAAGAATTACTTAAAGAAATAGCCAACGTTACTGGAGGTAAGTATTTTAGAGCCACCAATAATAGAAAGTTAGAAGAAATTTATGATGAAATTAATAAACTGGAAAAAACAGAAATAGAAGAGTTTAAATTTTATAATTACGAAGAGAAATACCGCGTATTAGTATTATTTGCAGGATTATTGCTCCTTATAGAAATACTGTTACGTTTTACGGTTTTTAGAAGTTTTGTATAG
- a CDS encoding vWA domain-containing protein, protein MYQLEEKIWFWVLGVIPVIILLFLVLQFWKYKAQSKFADKRLLKKLSPNTSLFKSILKLGVLSLAFACLAIALVNPKIGTKLETIKREGVDIVFAVDVSKSMLAEDIAPNRLEKSKQLVTQIINNLASDRVGIIAYAGKAFPQLPITTDYASAKMFLQSMNTDMLSSQGTAINEAIKLAKTYFDDEEQTNRVLVIISDGEDHSEEAAAIAEEANEEGIRIFTIGVGDIKGGPIPEKRNGIVLNYKKDNQGETVITRLNEETLMAIAEEANGAYINGKNTNDVVESIREILNSMDKTEFEAKQFADFKDQFQWFLGFGIFFLLLDVFLLERKTSWLKKLNLFNENL, encoded by the coding sequence ATGTATCAATTAGAAGAAAAAATATGGTTTTGGGTATTAGGCGTTATCCCTGTGATAATCCTACTCTTTTTGGTGCTTCAATTTTGGAAATATAAAGCACAAAGTAAATTTGCTGATAAAAGATTACTTAAAAAACTAAGCCCTAATACATCACTATTTAAATCTATTTTGAAATTAGGAGTTTTAAGTTTAGCTTTTGCATGCCTGGCAATAGCATTAGTAAATCCTAAAATAGGTACAAAATTAGAAACAATCAAACGAGAAGGTGTAGATATCGTTTTTGCAGTCGATGTATCTAAAAGTATGTTGGCAGAAGACATCGCGCCAAACAGATTAGAAAAATCAAAACAACTTGTTACACAAATCATCAATAACCTAGCAAGTGATCGTGTAGGTATCATAGCTTATGCAGGGAAAGCATTTCCACAATTACCCATAACAACAGATTATGCATCGGCTAAGATGTTTTTGCAAAGTATGAATACCGATATGCTGTCATCACAAGGAACGGCTATAAACGAAGCCATTAAACTGGCAAAAACGTATTTTGATGATGAAGAACAAACCAACCGTGTACTTGTTATTATTTCGGATGGTGAAGATCATAGTGAAGAAGCAGCAGCGATAGCAGAGGAAGCTAATGAAGAAGGCATTCGAATATTTACGATAGGTGTAGGAGATATAAAAGGAGGACCCATACCAGAAAAACGAAATGGCATTGTTTTAAACTACAAAAAGGATAATCAAGGAGAAACGGTTATTACACGTTTAAATGAAGAAACGCTTATGGCCATTGCGGAAGAAGCCAATGGAGCTTATATAAATGGAAAAAACACCAATGATGTTGTTGAGAGTATTCGTGAAATTTTAAATAGCATGGATAAAACAGAATTTGAAGCCAAACAATTTGCCGATTTTAAAGATCAATTTCAATGGTTTTTAGGTTTTGGCATTTTCTTTTTGCTTTTAGATGTTTTCTTACTAGAACGTAAAACATCGTGGTTAAAGAAGTTGAATCTATTTAATGAAAATCTTTAA
- a CDS encoding tetratricopeptide repeat protein has protein sequence MKRIALILLTCVVSMSFAQEDKEQLLALKKANGFVYEGNNLINDDFVSGEMAYRQAISKQPNTVAGIYNLGNAYYKEGNFEEALYRHEQAAKATNSKSEKHKAYHNIGNILMQNKKCKEAVEAFKNALRNDPTDNETRYNLGIAKICAEEQKKQEDENKDDENKEDENKDDKDKKDNEDKKDKEGDDKEDKKDKGDEEKKEGDDEKDDKGKPKDEKEDKGKGDEDKKKEQQKPKPQPGQMSPQQIKNLLEAMNNQEQKVQEKMNAVKEKGAKIKTEKDW, from the coding sequence ATGAAACGTATAGCATTAATTCTATTAACATGTGTGGTCTCAATGTCTTTTGCACAAGAAGATAAAGAGCAACTATTAGCACTTAAAAAGGCTAATGGTTTTGTTTACGAAGGAAATAATTTAATAAATGATGATTTTGTTTCTGGAGAAATGGCTTATAGACAAGCTATTTCAAAGCAACCAAATACGGTAGCAGGAATTTATAACTTAGGGAATGCCTATTATAAAGAAGGCAATTTTGAAGAAGCACTTTACCGTCATGAACAAGCCGCAAAGGCAACTAATTCTAAGTCAGAGAAGCATAAAGCATATCATAATATCGGCAATATATTAATGCAGAATAAAAAGTGTAAGGAAGCTGTTGAGGCTTTTAAAAATGCTTTGAGAAACGACCCTACAGATAATGAAACCCGTTACAATCTAGGGATAGCAAAAATTTGTGCAGAAGAGCAAAAAAAGCAGGAAGACGAAAACAAAGACGACGAAAATAAAGAGGACGAGAATAAGGACGACAAGGATAAGAAAGACAACGAAGACAAAAAAGATAAAGAGGGCGACGACAAAGAAGATAAAAAAGATAAAGGCGACGAGGAGAAAAAAGAGGGCGACGACGAAAAGGACGATAAAGGAAAGCCTAAAGACGAAAAAGAAGATAAAGGTAAAGGCGATGAAGATAAGAAGAAAGAACAACAAAAGCCTAAGCCTCAACCTGGACAGATGTCGCCACAGCAAATAAAGAATTTACTGGAAGCCATGAATAATCAAGAACAAAAAGTTCAAGAAAAAATGAATGCAGTAAAAGAAAAAGGTGCAAAAATAAAAACTGAAAAAGATTGGTAA